The Streptosporangiales bacterium DNA window CGCGGAGTCCGAGCATACCGCTCCCGAACCGGATGGACGATGGACGTAATTACGTAGTAGCGTAAAAACGTGGCCAAGGAGACGACGTCCGAACGACTCGGCGCGATCGAGCGCAGGCTCGACCTGCTGGAGGGCCGGCGCGCGGCGCCCGCCGAGGTCTCGGCGGACGACCAGTTCTGGGCGCTCAACACGCTCAAGGGCCTGGTCGAGGAGCCGGGCGCGTTGCTGTTCACCGGCACGGTGACGCCGGCCGAGGGCGAGCACTTCGACTGGCAGGAGGGGAAGCTCCTCGACCAGCTGCTCGCGCAGGACTGGTCGGAGCTCGCCGCGAGCCTCGCGGCGCTGGCGCATCCGGTGCGGCTGTCCCTCGTCCAGGACGTGCTCACGGGTAAGCGGACCGCGAGCGAGCTGTCGGCCGACGAACGCTTCGGCACGTCGGGCCAGCTCTACCACCACCTGCGGCAGCTCGTCTCCGCCGGCTGGTTGAAGTCCACCGGGCGTGGCCACTACTCGGTACCGCCGCAGCGGGTGGTGCCGCTGCTCGTGATCCTGATGGGGGCAGACCGTTGAGGTTCCGTTCACTACCCGACACCCGGGCGCGTGCCGGCTGGTTCGCCGGCGCGGTCGTGCTGGCGCTCGGCGCAGGCGTCCTGTCGGCGCCGTGGCCGGCGCATCTCGGCGACAGTACGACGGGCGACAAGGCACTGGCGGCCGAGGTACGTGAGGCGACCGACGGCGTCGAGCGGATGGGCATGTCCGTCGCGCTGCTGGAGAACGGTCGGGTGCGCAGGGCCGGTCTCGGCGACACCGGCACCGGTGCCGCAGTCACCTCGCGCACGCCGTTCGAGATCGGCTCGGTCACCAAGACGCTGACCGCGTCGGTCTTCGCCGACATGGTCGAGGACGGCGTCGTGAAACCCGATGACAAGGTGCGCGACGTCCTCCCCGACCGGGAGTGGAAGCGCGGCAGCGTCGGCGACGTCACGCTGGCCGAGCTCGCGAGCCAGCGGTCCGGCCTGCCGGTCATGCCGCTCGTGCCCAAGACCTTCGCGAACCTGCTCACCTATCCCGTCTTCGGCGTCGACATCAGGTCCGCCGCCGACGCCGAGGAGCTCATCGACTCGGCGGCGACGTCGCCGCGGCCCACGCCGGGCGAGTACGCGTACTCCAACCTCGGGTTCGCGTTCCTCGGCCAGGTGCTGGCCGGGAAGGCCGGCGTGCCGTACACCGAGCTGCTGCGTGAGAGGTTGCTCGACCCGGTCGGCCTGCAGGAGACCACTGTCCCGCGGAGCAGGGTCGAGATCCCAGCGGGCGCCGCGGAGGGCCACGACGGGATCGGCCGGCACGTGCAGCCGTGGATCGGCATCGGCAGCGCACCCGCGGGTGCGGGCGTGTGGTCGACGGCGGACGACATGGCGACGTACGTCGACGCCGTGATGCGCGGGACGGCGCCGGGCTCCGACGCGACGAAGCCGCGCTACCCGGCGGGCGAGAGCAGGATCGGCTACGCGTGGATGACCAGTGCGAAGAAGGGCGGCGGGTCGATCGTCTGGCACAACGGCGAGTCGGGTGGCTGCTCGACGTTCGTCGGGTTCGACCGCGCGAGCGAGCGGACCGTCGTCGTGCTGAGCAACACCACGGCCGACGTCGACGCCGTCGGCGTCGAGCTGCTCACCGGCATCGACGAGTCCGACGAGGAGCGGTCGGCGTCACCGCTCGCGGCAGGGATCGGCCTGCTGTTCCCGCCGCTCGCCGGTGCGGCACTCCTCGTCGCGGCTCTCGGCGGCGTCCGCCCGAGCAGGCGCCGCGAGCCCAGCCGTGCGCGCATCGTCAGCGCGGCCGGATCCGGCCTGTTCCTCTTCGCCGTGACGTACGCGGGCGCGGCCGTCGGTGCGCTGTCGATCGCCGGCTGGCTGGTCGGCAGCGCCCTGGTCGGAGCGGGTGTCTTCGTCGCGGCCGTGCGCTGGCGGAGGCTGCGCTGGGTCGACGAGAAGTACCGCGTGTTCCGGTGGGTCGACGCCGCGTTCTGGGCCGTCGTCGGACTGGTCTTCGCGATCGGCGCCGCCGGCTGACCGCTAGCGGGCGGGCGTCGTCCGGTGCACCGGACGGGCGAGTCCGCCCGTCGCGATCTGCGCGTTGTCGAGCGCCTCGCGGAGCTTGTCGGCGGCGACCGCCGCCTCGCTGAGCCACATGTGCGAGGTACCCACGGCCGCGCCGGCGTCGCCCGCGAACGGGCCCTCGAGGGATTCGAGCCGCTGCGCGGTGTCCTCGCGGCGCAGGTACCTGTCGACCTGGGTCAGCACGGGGTCGAGGTCGCGCGCCAGGTGCGCGAGGTGGCCGAGCACCTCCGCCGCCTGCGCGGGTGACCGGAGGCCGGCATACCCGTACGCTCCTCCGCCGCCCGACCGGGCGATACTGAGGATCTCGTCGTGAGCGGCACGGGCCGCGGCCGCGGGTGGTGTCGTCGCCGGTCGCCAGTCGGTCGAGCCGGTCGCGGAGTCACGCTTGCGTAGCCATGGAAGTCGCACACCTCGATGCTCCGCGATGACGCGGGCAGTGCCCAGTGCGGTTGCGGCTAGTGCAACAGCTGGTTGTCATAGAGGTCTCCTAATGGTGAGCATGGCGACCTTACTCGAATGACAAGGGGACGGCTCATGACGGACAGCGAGAAGACGTCGGCCGCCCGCCTGATGGCGACTCTCGAGGCACTGGCCGACCCCCGGTGGAGCGGCCGCGACGGTGTCGGAGTGTCCGAGCTCGCACGTCGCCTGCATCGGGACAAGTCCATCGTGTCCAGGCAGCTCCGCTCGCTCGTCGACGTCGGCCTGGTCGACCGGCTGCCCGACGGGCAGCACCGGCTCGGGTGGCGCCTGTTCGCGCTCGCCGCGGGCGCGGGGGACCAGCGCGTGCGCGAGATGGCCCCGCCGGTCATGCGCCGGCTGGTCGACGTCGTCGAGGAACGCGTCCACCTCACCGTCCTGCGGGGTCGCGAGGCACTCACCGTCCACTGCGAGAGCCCGCAGCGCGGTGTCGAGCCGGTGTGGTGGGTCGGCCGCACGTCTCCGTTGCACTGCACCGCGACCGGACGCGTCCTGATGTTCGACTACTCCGACGACGACGTGCGCGAGGCGCTGGCGTACGCGTCCTTCGACGGCCTAGGCCCCAACGCGCCGGCCGACGTCGACGACCTGCTGCGCAGGCTCCACCGTGCCAGGCAGCGCGGATTCGCGTTCGTCGACCGCGAGTCCGACTCCGACTCGGTCGCCGCCGCCGCGCCCGTACGTGACCACGGCGGCGGCATCGTCGCGGCGATCAACATCTCCGCGCCGTCGTACCGGCTGCGCGGCAGGCTCACCTGGGCGGGCCAGCAGGTCGCGGCGGCAGCGGCGCACCTGAGTCGCTGCCTCGCCACCGGCCCGCCACCGAGCAGGCCGCAGGCGGGCAGGAAGCGGGTCGCTGGGGCGTCCGCCGTGTCGGCCTCGAGCTGGTGACCGACCCCCACGACGGGCTCCCGCCCGGTGGGTTCACGCTGGGCGATCCGCAGTGGGAGCCGTGGCACCCACGCGAGGTGACCGACCGCCTCGCCGGCCTGCGTGCGCCGTGGTGCGTCGTCGCGGGCTGGGCCGTCGACCTCTTCCTCGGCGAGCAGACCCGCGCCCACGACGACGTCGAGATCGCGGTGCCAGGGACCGGCTTCGCCGAGGTCAGGCAGGCGCTGTCGGGGTACGAGTTCGACGTCGTCGGCGCCGGGCGTCGGTGGCCGCCGGAGAGCCCGGCGTTCGATCTCCTCCACCAGACCTGGCTGCGGGATCCGTCGACGGGCGTCTATCACCTCGACGTGTTCCGCGAACCGCACGACGGCGACACCTGGATCTGCCGCCGCGACGAGACCATCCGCATGCCGTACGCGCGGCTCGTGCGGCACACCGGCGACGGCATCCCCTACCTGCGGCCCGAGGTCGTCCTGCTGTTCAAGGCGAAGTGGACGCGGGACAAGGACGAGGCGGACTTCGCACGGGTGCTGCCGTCGCTCGACACCGACGCCGGCGACTGGCTCGCGGACGCGCTCGGCCGGGTCGACCACGACCACGGTTGGCTGGCCAGGATCTCGACGTCCGGGCGAGAGCTCCCGACGCGTGGGTCAGTCGTCGTCGAGCAGGTGGTCGCGCACCCGGCGTAGGTGCGTACGCATCGCGTCGGCGCAGCCGCGCGCGTCGCGTTCGGCGAGGAGTGCGGCGATCTCGCGGTGGTCGTGCCGGTACTCGTCGCGACGGGCCGTCGAGTAGCTGCGCCGCTTCAGGGTGCCCCACAGCGGCTGTTCCTGGCGTGCCGCGTTGATCATGTCGTACGAGCGCGCCAGCAGGGTGTTGTGCGTCGCCGCGGCGATGGCCCGGTGGAACGCCGCGTCCCAGACCTCGAAGTCGTCGTGGCTCTCGGCACGGTCACCGCCCGACGCGCAGCGCTTGATCTCGGTGACGTCGGCGCTCGTCGCGGCCTTCGCCGCCAGCGAGACGAGCAGCGGCTCGAGCACCAGGCGCGCCTCCATGATCTCGGCGGGGCTGGTGGCGTCGACGGGAGGCAGCTCGCGACCGTCGCCGGCCGGCGGTGACGCGACGAAGGTGCCGCGTCCGACGTGCCGGACGATCCGCCCCGCGGCCTCCAGGCGCTCCAGCGCGCGGCGCACCGTCGTGCGGTTCTGACCGGACCTGGCGACGAGCTCGCGCTCGGTCGGCAGGCGCTCTCCGACGGCGAGTCCCTGCGCACTGATCTCGGCCTCGACGAGCTCCACGACGTGTCGCTCGCCGCCGAGGGGCGCGTCGTGTGGTGCCGTCCCGAGTCGTCCGACCATTGCGACCAATGATACGGACGGCCGCGCGTGACACGTCGACGGTGCGACGGCATTGACGCCGCCACGGGCCCGGCGCTACCGTCGATCAATCGGATCGATCACAACCAATAGGTAGCGGAATCGTCCAGCCACGCGGGAGGCCTGCGATGAGGCTCGTCACCTACCTCGGCGAGGGCGGCGAACGCCCGGGTGTCGTCGACGCGGGGAGCGGGACGGTCCGCCCCGTGACGGCGGCGGTCGACGGTGGCGCGGTCGACGTCCTCGGCATCGTCGAGCGCTGGGACGATGTCGGCGCACGGCTCACCCTCGGCGACGCCGTACCGCTCGGCGAGGTGACGCTGCTTGCGCCCTTCCGTCCGCCGCGCGACGTCATGTGCGTCGGCAAGAACTACCGCGACCACTCGGGCGAGTTCGCGCGGAGCGGGTTCGACGCCACGGGCAAGGGTCCCGCGGACGAGATCCCCGAGCACCCCATCGTCTTCACCAAGTCCGCGGGCAGCGTCGTCGGCACCGGCACGGCGATCGAGCCGCACCCCGGGCTGACCACGGCACTCGACTACGAGATCGAGCTCGCCGTGATCATCGGGAGGGGCGGCCGCGGCATCACCGCGGAGCGGGTCGGCGAGCACGTCTGGGGCTACACGATCGTGAACGACGTGACCGCGCGCGACCTGCAGCGCGCCCATCGCCAGTGGTTCATCGGCAAGTCCCTCGACACCTTCTGCCCCATGGGTCCGTGGGCCGTCTCCGCCGACGAGGTCGACGTCATGGACCTCACCGTCACATGCCGGGTCAACGGCGAGGTGCGGCAGCAGGGCAACACCCGCGACCTCATCTTCGACGTGCCCACGCTCGTCTCGACGATCTCGGCGGGCATCACGCTGCGTCCGGGGGACGTGATCGCCACGGGCACCCCCGCCGGCGTCGGCATCGGCTTCGACCCGCCTCGGTTCCTGTCACCAGGAGACGTCGTCGAGGCGGAGATCACCGGGCTGGGGACGCTCACCAATCGGGTTGCCGACGTCTCCTGACACCCCTCCGCGATGAAGCGAGGAGCTCATGTCCGACCCCACGAAGAAGGATCAGGCCGCCACCACGGAGGCCGAGCCGCGCAGGCGCTTCGGCGGCCGGTTGCGGACCATGGGTCCCGGCCTCATCGTCATGGCGGCCTTCATGGGCCCGGGGTCGGTGACGACGGCGAGCGTGGCCGGAGCCAGCTACGGCTTCGTCGTGCTGTGGTCGGTGGTGTTCGCGACCGTCGCCACGATCATCCTGCAGGAGATGACGGCACGCCTCGGGATCGTGAGCCGGATGGGTCTGGGCGACGCCCTGCGCCGGGCGTTCGCCAACCCGGTCTGGAAGGTCGTCGTCGCACTCCTCGTCCTCCTCGCCATCGCGGTGGGCGGCTTCTCGTTCGAGACGGGCAACGTCACCGGCACGTCGCAGGGCCTCACGATCGTCACCGGGATTCCCGACACGGTCACCGCGCTGATCGCCGGCGCGGTGGTGTTCGCCCTGCTCTTCATCGGCAGGTACAAGATCATCGAACGTACCCTCGTGGTCCTGGTCGCGCTGATGAGCGCGGTCTTCCTGATCACGGCGGTCATCGTCAAGCCCGATCTCGGCGCGCTCCTGCGCGGCCTCGTCGTGCCGACCGTGCCCGCGGGCTCCCTGATCGTCCTCGTGGGTCTCATCGGCAGCACCGTGGTGCCGTACAACCTGTTCCTGCACTCCGCGTCGGTGCAGGAGAAATGGTCGGAGTCGATACCCACCAGGCAGGCGCTGTCCGAGTCGAGGACCGACACCGCGGTGTCGATCAGCCTGGGTGGTCTCATCACGGTCGCGATCCTGGCGACGGGAGCCTCCGCGTTCTTCGCCAAGGGTGACACCGTCGAGGACGCGGTCGACATGGCCAGGCAGCTCGAGCCGATCCTCGGCTCCGGCGCGGAGCTCCTCTTCGGCCTCGGCTTCATGGCGGCCGGTCTGACGAGCGCGATCACCGCGCCGCTGGGTGCCGCCTACGCCGTCTGCGGCGTGCTCGGCTGGGGGCGGGACCTGCGGAGCTGGCGGTTCCGCGCGGTCTGGATGACCGTCGTGGTGGTCGGCACGCTCTTCACCATCCTCGGCACGAAGCCGGTGGCCGTCATCCTCATCACGCAGTACGCCGCGGGACTCACCCTGCCGGTGCTCGCGGTGTTCCTCATCATCGTGATGAACAGGCGCGACGTCCTGCGCGAGCACACCAACGGCCCGCTGCCGAACGTCCTCGGTGTCCTGGTGGTCCTCGGCGTCGTGGTGCTGGGCGCCCTACAGCTGCTGGGGATCGCCTGACTCATCCCCGACGGCTCGGACGCTCCAGGTAGGTCGGGTCGGGAGGGGCGAAGCCGAAGCGCCCGTAGAGCTCGTGGGCGTCGGAGGTGTGCAGCATCCAGCGGAAGTCCGCGCCCGGACCGTCGTCGACCATCACCTGGACGAGCGCCTTGCCCAGGCCGTGTCCCCGCGCGTCCGCGCTGACGTAGAGGTCGGCGAGGTAGGCGAGCGCCACCCCGTCCGAGACGGCGCGGGCGAAGCCGACCATACGCCCCGTCGCCGCCTCGTAGACGCCGACGACCCGCCAGGCGGAGTCGAGCTGCCGCTCGACGTCGTCGCGCCGCCGCCACCGTCCCCAGTACGCCTCACCCGCGAGGAAGGACCACAGTGCATCGCGGTCGACCCGACCGCGGTCGTCGTCGAACTCGAACTCGCCGTGGGCGGTGGCCACCACCGGCTCAGACGAGGACGGGATCGGGCGAGACCCGGTCGGCCTCGCGGACAAGCGTGACGATCATGTCCTCGTGCCCCTGCGGATCACGCTCGCGGTAGGAGGTGAGCACCCCGGCGACCGCCGCGTCGCCGAGGAGGGCGACCAGGGTGTCGTGCTCGACGGTGCGTCCGGCGGCGTACTCGTCGTGGACGTACTGGGCGGTGCGTCGCAGCTCGGGGTGGCCCGTCGACTCGTCCATGAGGATCCTGGCGGCAGCCTTGAGTTCCATGATCGCGAGTTTACGAGGTGGGGGACTGCCGGCTCGTCGAGGCGTCCTTGCCGAGCAGCTTGTCGCGCAGGCCGGTGAGCTCGTGCCGCGCGGTGACGGACCTCTTCTCGTCGACTGCCGCGAGCGCCTGGACGAGGGCGTCGCCGACGATCAACTCGGTGAGCGACTCGCTGGTGATGCCCGTCGTCGTGTTCGGTGCGGCGAGGGCGGCGTCGACCCGGTTCGCCAGCTTCCTCGCGAGCCGGTCGCTGACGAGGATCGTGCCGGCCCCGACCGCGCGGGCCCGGTCGGTGAGCACCTCGAACTCGCGCAGGCGGCGGCTGGGGAAGAACACCACGACGGCGTCGCCCTGGGCGAGCGGGAGGAGGTCGTCGGCGAGCGAGAAGCCCGTGCTCGTGACGATCCGCGAGCGGCGGCCGAGGCGGTTGAGCTTCAGGGCGAACTG harbors:
- a CDS encoding GNAT family N-acetyltransferase, translated to MATAHGEFEFDDDRGRVDRDALWSFLAGEAYWGRWRRRDDVERQLDSAWRVVGVYEAATGRMVGFARAVSDGVALAYLADLYVSADARGHGLGKALVQVMVDDGPGADFRWMLHTSDAHELYGRFGFAPPDPTYLERPSRRG
- a CDS encoding helix-turn-helix domain-containing protein, coding for MAKETTSERLGAIERRLDLLEGRRAAPAEVSADDQFWALNTLKGLVEEPGALLFTGTVTPAEGEHFDWQEGKLLDQLLAQDWSELAASLAALAHPVRLSLVQDVLTGKRTASELSADERFGTSGQLYHHLRQLVSAGWLKSTGRGHYSVPPQRVVPLLVILMGADR
- a CDS encoding divalent metal cation transporter — its product is MSDPTKKDQAATTEAEPRRRFGGRLRTMGPGLIVMAAFMGPGSVTTASVAGASYGFVVLWSVVFATVATIILQEMTARLGIVSRMGLGDALRRAFANPVWKVVVALLVLLAIAVGGFSFETGNVTGTSQGLTIVTGIPDTVTALIAGAVVFALLFIGRYKIIERTLVVLVALMSAVFLITAVIVKPDLGALLRGLVVPTVPAGSLIVLVGLIGSTVVPYNLFLHSASVQEKWSESIPTRQALSESRTDTAVSISLGGLITVAILATGASAFFAKGDTVEDAVDMARQLEPILGSGAELLFGLGFMAAGLTSAITAPLGAAYAVCGVLGWGRDLRSWRFRAVWMTVVVVGTLFTILGTKPVAVILITQYAAGLTLPVLAVFLIIVMNRRDVLREHTNGPLPNVLGVLVVLGVVVLGALQLLGIA
- a CDS encoding hydrolase, which encodes MRLVTYLGEGGERPGVVDAGSGTVRPVTAAVDGGAVDVLGIVERWDDVGARLTLGDAVPLGEVTLLAPFRPPRDVMCVGKNYRDHSGEFARSGFDATGKGPADEIPEHPIVFTKSAGSVVGTGTAIEPHPGLTTALDYEIELAVIIGRGGRGITAERVGEHVWGYTIVNDVTARDLQRAHRQWFIGKSLDTFCPMGPWAVSADEVDVMDLTVTCRVNGEVRQQGNTRDLIFDVPTLVSTISAGITLRPGDVIATGTPAGVGIGFDPPRFLSPGDVVEAEITGLGTLTNRVADVS
- a CDS encoding MarR family transcriptional regulator, with amino-acid sequence MTRGRLMTDSEKTSAARLMATLEALADPRWSGRDGVGVSELARRLHRDKSIVSRQLRSLVDVGLVDRLPDGQHRLGWRLFALAAGAGDQRVREMAPPVMRRLVDVVEERVHLTVLRGREALTVHCESPQRGVEPVWWVGRTSPLHCTATGRVLMFDYSDDDVREALAYASFDGLGPNAPADVDDLLRRLHRARQRGFAFVDRESDSDSVAAAAPVRDHGGGIVAAINISAPSYRLRGRLTWAGQQVAAAAAHLSRCLATGPPPSRPQAGRKRVAGASAVSASSW
- a CDS encoding serine hydrolase is translated as MRFRSLPDTRARAGWFAGAVVLALGAGVLSAPWPAHLGDSTTGDKALAAEVREATDGVERMGMSVALLENGRVRRAGLGDTGTGAAVTSRTPFEIGSVTKTLTASVFADMVEDGVVKPDDKVRDVLPDREWKRGSVGDVTLAELASQRSGLPVMPLVPKTFANLLTYPVFGVDIRSAADAEELIDSAATSPRPTPGEYAYSNLGFAFLGQVLAGKAGVPYTELLRERLLDPVGLQETTVPRSRVEIPAGAAEGHDGIGRHVQPWIGIGSAPAGAGVWSTADDMATYVDAVMRGTAPGSDATKPRYPAGESRIGYAWMTSAKKGGGSIVWHNGESGGCSTFVGFDRASERTVVVLSNTTADVDAVGVELLTGIDESDEERSASPLAAGIGLLFPPLAGAALLVAALGGVRPSRRREPSRARIVSAAGSGLFLFAVTYAGAAVGALSIAGWLVGSALVGAGVFVAAVRWRRLRWVDEKYRVFRWVDAAFWAVVGLVFAIGAAG
- a CDS encoding FCD domain-containing protein, which produces MVGRLGTAPHDAPLGGERHVVELVEAEISAQGLAVGERLPTERELVARSGQNRTTVRRALERLEAAGRIVRHVGRGTFVASPPAGDGRELPPVDATSPAEIMEARLVLEPLLVSLAAKAATSADVTEIKRCASGGDRAESHDDFEVWDAAFHRAIAAATHNTLLARSYDMINAARQEQPLWGTLKRRSYSTARRDEYRHDHREIAALLAERDARGCADAMRTHLRRVRDHLLDDD